A window of Polaribacter litorisediminis contains these coding sequences:
- a CDS encoding Nif3-like dinuclear metal center hexameric protein has protein sequence MTIKNITNYIEELAPLNYAEDFDNVGLLIGNYNTEVTGVLVTLDTLEETVDEAIAKNCNVIVSFHPIIFSGLKKVNGNSYVEKVVLKAIKNDIAIYATHTALDNSKNGVSAKICEVLRLTNTKILLPKKGIIQKLTTYVPAENASKLKNSLFAAGAGNIGNYDNCSFSVSGDGTFRGNEHSNPVIGEKGKLHTEKEIKISVTFESKNKTSILRALHENHPYEEVAYEIVTTENVHQDIGMGMIGELPSEMHEKEFLLYLKKTMKTDCIRHSALIHKKIKKVAVLGGSGSFAISDAKKANADAYVSADFKYHEFFKAENSILLADIGHYESEQFTKNLLVDYLTKKFSNFAVILSEKSTNPIYYI, from the coding sequence ATGACCATCAAAAACATAACCAATTACATTGAAGAATTAGCACCTTTAAACTACGCAGAAGATTTTGATAATGTTGGTTTATTGATTGGTAATTACAACACAGAGGTTACGGGAGTTCTAGTAACTTTAGACACCTTAGAAGAAACTGTTGATGAAGCCATCGCCAAAAATTGTAATGTAATTGTAAGCTTTCACCCCATTATTTTTAGTGGTTTAAAAAAGGTAAATGGAAATTCTTATGTAGAAAAAGTGGTTCTAAAAGCCATTAAAAATGACATTGCAATTTATGCGACGCATACAGCTCTGGATAATTCTAAAAACGGAGTTTCTGCAAAAATATGTGAAGTTTTAAGGCTCACCAACACCAAAATTCTACTTCCTAAAAAAGGAATTATACAGAAACTAACGACCTATGTTCCTGCTGAAAATGCTTCTAAATTAAAGAATTCTCTTTTTGCCGCTGGCGCAGGAAATATTGGGAATTATGATAATTGTTCTTTTAGTGTCTCTGGTGATGGAACTTTTAGAGGAAATGAACATTCTAATCCTGTTATTGGAGAAAAAGGAAAACTTCACACAGAAAAAGAAATAAAAATTTCTGTGACTTTTGAAAGTAAAAACAAAACCTCTATTTTAAGAGCCTTGCATGAAAACCATCCTTATGAAGAAGTTGCATATGAAATTGTAACCACAGAAAATGTACATCAAGATATTGGAATGGGAATGATTGGCGAACTCCCCTCAGAAATGCATGAAAAAGAATTTTTATTGTATTTAAAAAAAACAATGAAAACAGATTGTATACGTCATTCTGCGCTGATTCATAAAAAAATAAAAAAAGTTGCAGTATTGGGGGGGTCAGGAAGTTTTGCTATTTCCGATGCTAAAAAGGCTAATGCCGATGCGTATGTGAGTGCAGATTTTAAATATCACGAGTTTTTTAAAGCAGAAAACAGCATACTTTTGGCAGATATAGGCCATTATGAAAGCGAACAGTTTACAAAAAACCTTTTGGTTGATTATCTTACGAAAAAATTTAGTAATTTCGCAGTCATTTTATCAGAAAAAAGTACAAATCCTATTTATTATATATAA
- a CDS encoding DUF349 domain-containing protein: MLDKNEENVEKNDLKSIEKVDVTPQEQKKTEDVKIESTEKISVKEEKTESTKTAVVDATSESVNKVASVVVENAEDEMPKEEEEEEEEEEEEETPKVAYTKLTLEELVVELKKIIADNPVQKIKNEVESVKSAFNKKFGALIAEKKAAFLADGGNVIDFQFSSPIKAEYNALLADYKKQRDAHYNDLDKQLNQNLEKRVAVIESLKNLIDEADATTMYKNFKEIQDTWRTIGAVPKVYYNDTWKIYHHHVERFYDLLHLSNDFRDLEFKHNLEEKLNIIKQAEALANETDVNYAANELQDLHKIWKEDIGPVAKEMREEIWHKFSVATKKIHDKRHDYFREMRSKYQEITQKKLDVIALIDAYDTTNNKSHNDWQKSINDIEALRQEYFNVGKLPYSKSEEVWQKFKAATKKFNSSKNTFYKQEKSEQQDNLEKKIALIELAESLKESEDWEKATNTMKKVQSDWKKIGHVPRKFSDDIWKRFKAACNHYFDRYYQQKNSVSKEQQAVVVAKKEFLETLKQSKDTTKDAVLESIKAWRSLGTLPSNARHLEGKFNKQVDKILESLSLDKNEISMLKFTNVVDGYAADNDVRRLDSEQIYVRKKIDEVVKEMQQLENNLGFFSNAKADNPLVVNVRNKINDLKEDLQTWKQKLKYLKKLEY, encoded by the coding sequence ATGTTAGATAAAAATGAAGAAAACGTTGAAAAAAACGATTTAAAATCAATTGAAAAAGTTGATGTAACACCTCAAGAACAGAAGAAAACAGAAGATGTAAAGATAGAGAGTACGGAGAAAATCTCTGTAAAAGAGGAAAAAACGGAATCTACAAAAACAGCGGTGGTTGATGCTACTTCAGAATCTGTAAACAAGGTTGCAAGTGTGGTAGTTGAAAATGCCGAAGATGAAATGCCGAAGGAAGAAGAAGAAGAAGAAGAAGAAGAAGAAGAAGAAGAAACGCCCAAGGTAGCATATACAAAACTCACTTTAGAGGAATTGGTTGTAGAGCTTAAAAAGATCATAGCAGACAATCCTGTACAAAAAATAAAAAACGAAGTAGAAAGTGTTAAAAGTGCTTTCAATAAAAAGTTTGGGGCTCTAATAGCAGAAAAAAAAGCTGCTTTTTTAGCGGATGGAGGTAATGTTATTGATTTTCAGTTTTCTAGTCCAATTAAAGCAGAGTATAACGCGTTGCTAGCAGACTATAAAAAGCAAAGAGATGCGCATTATAATGATTTAGACAAGCAATTAAATCAAAATTTAGAGAAACGTGTAGCGGTCATTGAAAGTTTAAAAAACTTGATAGATGAGGCAGATGCTACTACCATGTACAAGAATTTTAAAGAAATTCAAGATACTTGGCGCACAATTGGTGCAGTACCAAAAGTTTATTATAATGATACATGGAAAATTTATCATCATCATGTAGAACGTTTTTACGATTTGTTGCATTTAAGCAATGATTTTAGAGATTTAGAATTTAAACATAATTTAGAGGAAAAACTAAACATTATAAAACAAGCGGAGGCTTTAGCCAATGAAACCGATGTGAATTATGCAGCAAACGAATTGCAAGATTTGCATAAAATTTGGAAAGAAGATATAGGGCCGGTAGCAAAAGAAATGCGTGAAGAAATTTGGCATAAATTTAGTGTCGCAACAAAGAAAATTCATGATAAAAGACATGATTATTTTAGAGAAATGCGCTCTAAATATCAAGAAATTACCCAAAAGAAGTTAGATGTGATTGCTTTAATTGATGCGTATGATACCACTAACAACAAAAGCCATAATGATTGGCAAAAAAGCATCAATGATATTGAAGCATTAAGGCAAGAGTATTTTAATGTTGGGAAACTTCCTTATTCAAAAAGTGAAGAAGTGTGGCAAAAATTTAAAGCGGCAACTAAAAAATTCAATAGTTCGAAAAATACATTTTACAAGCAAGAAAAGAGTGAGCAGCAAGATAATTTAGAAAAGAAAATTGCTTTAATTGAATTGGCAGAATCGTTAAAAGAAAGCGAAGATTGGGAAAAGGCAACGAATACCATGAAAAAAGTGCAGTCAGACTGGAAAAAAATAGGTCACGTACCTCGCAAATTTTCTGATGATATTTGGAAACGTTTTAAAGCTGCTTGTAACCATTATTTTGATAGATATTATCAACAAAAAAATTCTGTAAGTAAAGAACAACAAGCGGTTGTAGTGGCAAAAAAAGAATTTTTAGAAACTTTAAAACAATCAAAAGACACTACAAAAGATGCTGTTTTAGAATCGATTAAAGCCTGGAGAAGTTTAGGAACTTTACCATCAAATGCGCGTCATTTAGAAGGTAAGTTTAATAAACAAGTAGATAAAATATTAGAGAGTTTGTCTTTGGATAAAAATGAAATTTCTATGCTTAAGTTTACAAATGTTGTCGATGGGTATGCTGCTGACAATGATGTAAGAAGATTAGATTCTGAACAAATATATGTTAGAAAAAAGATTGATGAGGTTGTCAAAGAAATGCAGCAACTAGAAAATAATTTAGGTTTTTTCTCAAATGCTAAAGCAGACAATCCGTTAGTAGTAAATGTAAGAAATAAGATAAACGACTTAAAAGAAGATTTACAAACTTGGAAACAAAAATTAAAATATCTAAAAAAATTAGAATATTAA
- a CDS encoding shikimate dehydrogenase family protein — protein sequence MIEKGKNKLFGLLGKNISYSFSRGYFTKKFEKLNLKNHKYVNFDLQKIEDFPTVIEQHKDLKGINVTIPYKQDVIPFLDKLDKTAEEIGAVNTIKFTKRGNLKGYNSDVVGFENSIIPLLKKHHKKALILGTGGASKAIAYAFKKNKIACKLVSRNPKGNKEISYQSLTQKIMEKYTIIVNATPLGTFPDIEKYPNIPYQFITKNHILYDLIYNPELTMFLSKGKENGAVIKNGSEMLELQAEESWRIWNN from the coding sequence ATGATAGAAAAAGGAAAAAATAAATTATTTGGATTGTTAGGTAAAAATATTTCGTATTCATTTTCACGGGGATATTTTACGAAAAAGTTTGAGAAACTAAATTTAAAGAATCATAAATACGTAAATTTTGATCTTCAAAAAATTGAAGATTTCCCTACTGTTATCGAACAACATAAAGATTTAAAAGGAATTAATGTTACGATTCCTTATAAACAAGATGTAATTCCGTTTTTAGATAAACTTGATAAAACTGCAGAAGAAATAGGGGCGGTGAATACGATTAAATTTACAAAAAGAGGAAATTTAAAAGGCTATAATTCAGATGTTGTAGGTTTTGAAAATTCTATCATTCCGCTTTTAAAAAAGCATCATAAAAAAGCACTAATTCTAGGAACAGGAGGCGCATCGAAAGCGATAGCCTATGCTTTTAAGAAAAATAAAATCGCCTGTAAATTAGTGTCTAGAAATCCTAAAGGCAATAAAGAGATTTCTTATCAAAGTTTAACGCAAAAAATAATGGAAAAGTACACTATAATTGTGAATGCTACACCGTTAGGAACATTTCCAGATATTGAGAAATATCCAAATATTCCCTATCAATTTATTACCAAAAATCATATTTTGTATGATTTAATTTACAATCCTGAATTAACGATGTTTTTATCCAAAGGAAAAGAAAACGGTGCAGTTATTAAAAACGGATCAGAGATGTTAGAACTACAGGCTGAAGAATCTTGGAGAATTTGGAATAATTAA
- a CDS encoding zinc ribbon domain-containing protein — protein MAKKKEISVEEKLRALYDLQLIDSRIDEIRNVRGELPLEVEDLEDEVAGLNTRVANLNKDVTSLETDINNKKLAIEESNSLMKKYDEQQKKVRNNREFDSLSKEIEYQDLEIQLAEKRINEYKAKIAQKMEVIDRTKEKLAKQEQHLGHKKAELDAILKETEKEEALLIKKSKEFGDSIDAHLLSAYNRIRTKVKNGLAVVAIERGASGGSYFTIPPQVQLEIANRKKITIDEHSGRILVDAALAAEEKEKMDQLFH, from the coding sequence ATGGCAAAGAAGAAAGAAATTTCGGTTGAAGAAAAATTAAGAGCTTTATATGACTTACAGTTAATAGACTCTAGAATTGATGAAATTAGAAACGTTAGAGGTGAACTACCTTTAGAAGTAGAAGATTTAGAAGATGAAGTTGCCGGTTTAAACACACGTGTTGCTAATTTAAACAAAGACGTTACGAGTTTAGAAACAGATATCAACAACAAAAAGTTAGCGATAGAAGAGTCTAATTCGTTAATGAAAAAATACGATGAGCAACAAAAAAAGGTAAGAAACAATAGAGAATTTGATTCATTATCTAAAGAAATTGAATATCAAGATTTAGAAATTCAATTGGCAGAGAAAAGAATTAATGAATACAAAGCCAAGATTGCTCAGAAAATGGAAGTTATTGATAGAACTAAAGAAAAATTAGCGAAGCAAGAACAACATTTAGGTCATAAGAAAGCTGAATTAGATGCTATTTTAAAAGAGACAGAAAAAGAAGAAGCGCTCTTAATTAAGAAATCTAAGGAATTTGGAGATTCTATCGATGCACATTTATTATCTGCATACAATAGAATTAGAACGAAAGTAAAAAATGGTTTAGCAGTGGTGGCGATAGAACGTGGCGCTTCTGGAGGTTCTTATTTTACAATTCCACCTCAGGTGCAATTAGAAATTGCCAATAGAAAGAAAATTACTATAGATGAGCATAGTGGTCGTATTTTAGTGGATGCGGCTTTAGCAGCAGAAGAAAAAGAGAAAATGGATCAACTATTTCATTAA